Proteins encoded together in one Porites lutea chromosome 2, jaPorLute2.1, whole genome shotgun sequence window:
- the LOC140927164 gene encoding ATP-binding cassette sub-family C member 4-like → MVKNRYRKIATSAHSESESFFSSLFFQWMSILIKTGSERAVDENDLLPLKEENTTWFLTEELQAKWTEETANSKIQDVKPKLWKSVLKMLTAKDFLILITAGSLNTVGRILQPLLLGYLLKSLMIARLKHNYLLYGCASAFGINELISSLSMHQFDYRCEVLGTRISSALKGLIYMKALLLNKDTLLRFSTGQVIDLVSNDVQRIEGDTFQLFFLGIRSIVELLTVTFFLVYLIGWQAVMGIILLCMCLPYVAGLSYAGAVLRLRTAAVTDHRITLINQVVSGIRAIKSNVWEDEYRGKIKNVRSNEINLIRKKSAVMSIIAALEYVSTPTATLITVITLVLTGQPLTPVTVFSLLSFINLLRRSLCTELSNGLMQSYDAYVSLKRIRDFLLLNNLESNNTRMYQQEGAEKIFLPYKSTDPQQETILTVRNFNHQKQKIVTDDESLLQDIDFTMEKGSLTVLTGPVGSGKSTLLSAIAGEVPDRNGAINYNGTVVYVPQIAWVFSGTIRENILFGEQYEESKYNRVIKACALTQDIEKFPDCDQTIVGERGVVLSGGQRARVSLARAVYAEGELYLLDDPLTAVDFKVANHIFRECIKGLLKRKTRLITSHQERVMREADSIIVLCKGQMLAKGSFTELKESGILNATRDPTYEKANEIESVVGMENKDKDDVPKMSDESVSHEVQGPRLSEEDRAIGAVSASLYWKYFRSGVPLLLIITGICWCLITQATMVSCDVWLSLLTKDRPEDQKNSTNLIIYGSLVATSFIFLIIRAFGFYLVSLRCSERLHNKMVAAILQAPVLFFDSNPVGRIMNRFSKDVGCMDEVIPRKFLSAVQLVLLMFTSVLLPTVINSWLLFAVVPIAVLAGLISRYYLKTSRELQRMESIRRSPVYSHFSETLDGLETIRTRNKEEDFVEEFCRYQDIHTQSYIMVFACRRWLGVRLDCLSALLTGAAALAAVFVSHDAALVGLSLVYIVQTVNLTQFTVRQLTDIETLMTSVERATTYTELESEPGYKVERNPPELWPYEGNIAFKDVSLTYYPCGPQSLKDITLIINGGAKVGIAGRTGAGKSSFVAALMRMPEADGDILIDNVCIRDINLQESRRAITILGQNPALFIGSVRQNLDLMEQFEDAVLWRTLEKVQLKSLVENLEGQLDHKLLEHGANLSVGERQLICLARVLLQQKNIVILDEPTAHVDPDTEQTIWNIVREELKSSTVITIAHRLNTIRDSDKILVLKNGEVAGFDTFDVLINRKGGILSEMDHVTKAAT, encoded by the exons ATGGTAAAGAATAGGTACAGAAAGATTGCCACCTCTGCACACTCGGAAAGCGAGagctttttctcttctctttttttccagTGGATGAGCATTCTAATAAAGACAGGGAGTGAAAGAGCTGTTGATGAAAATGATCTTTTACCTCTTAAAGAAGAAAACACTACTTGGTTTTTGACAGAGGAGCTTCAGGCAAAATGGACCGAAGAAACAGCTAATAGCAAAATACAGGATGTTAAACCAAAACTCTGGAAAAGTGTATTGAAAATGCTAACAGCAAAGGACTTTTTAATCCTTATTACAGCTGGAAGTCTGAACACAGTTGGTCGCATTCTCCAACCACTGCTTCTTGGATACCTTCTAAAATCCCTGATGATTGCAAGGCTAAAACACAATTATCTTCTCTACGGTTGTGCTTCCGCGTTTGGGATAAACGAACTAATCAGTTCTCTTAGCATGCACCAATTTGACTACCGATGTGAGGTGCTTGGAACCAGGATTAGCAGCGCCCTAAAAGGATTAATCTACatgaag GCGCTTCTCCTTAACAAGGATACATTGTTGAGGTTTTCAACCGGTCAAGTTATTGATCTCGTATCAAATGATGTCCAGCGAATAGAGGGCGACacttttcaattgttttttctGGGAATTCGATCCATCGTGGAGCTCTTAACAGTAACGTTTTTTCTAGTCTATCTAATCGGATGGCAAGCTGTAATGGGAATCATTTTACTTTGTATGTGCCTGCCATACGTTGCTGGACTGTCCTATGCTGGGGCTGTACTGCGCCTGCGTACAGCCGCGGTAACTGATCACCGCATCACGTTGATCAATCAGGTTGTTTCTGGGATCCGCGCCATCAAAAGTAATGTGTGGGAGGATGAATATAGAGGCAAAATAAAGAACGTCCGAAG CAATGAAATCAATTTGATCCGTAAAAAGAGTGCTGTTATGTCGATCATTGCTGCTCTCGAATACGTTTCAACACCAACAGCGACCCTTATCACTGTCATCACTCTTGTACTAACCGGTCAGCCCCTGACTCCTGTTACCGTCTTCTCGTTACTGTCTTTTATCAATCTGCTGAGAAGGAGCCTCTGTACGGAACTGTCCAATGGACTCATGCAATCATATGACGCCTATGTCTCATTGAAAAGAATACGTGACTTCCTTCTATTAAACAACCTTGAATCAAATAACACAAGGATGTATCAACAGGAAGGAGCAGAAAAAATCTTCTTACCTTACAAGTCAACAGATCCTCAGCAAGAAACTATCCTAACGGTCAGAAATTTTAATCatcaaaagcaaaaaatagtTACAGACGACGAATCGTTGCTGCAGGATATTGACTTCACAATGgaaaaaggaagtttaacaGTCCTAACCGGACCAGTGGGCAGTGGTAAATCTACTCTTTTGTCGGCAATTGCTGGGGAGGTGCCAGACCGGAACGGGGCCATAAACTACAATGGAACTGTTGTTTATGTGCCACAGATTGCTTGGGTATTTTCTGGGACTATAagagaaaacattttgtttggCGAACAGTACGAGGAATCTAAGTACAACAGAGTCATTAAAGCATGTGCTTTGACTCAAGACATCGAGAAATTTCCAGACTGTGACCAAACGATCGTTGGAGAGCGTGGAGTGGTTCTTAGTGGAGGCCAGCGGGCAAGAGTAAGCTTAGCACGCGCGGTGTACGCTGAAGGAGAGCTTTACTTGTTGGATGATCCCTTAACTGCCGTGGACTTTAAAGTCGCCAATCACATCTTTAGGGAATGCATCAAAGGCCTACTTAAACGGAAAACCCGATTAATAACTTCTCACCAAGAAAGGGTCATGCGAGAAGCTGATAGCATTATTGTATTGTGTAAAGGCCAAATGTTGGCTAAGGGAAGTTTCACTGAGCTAAAAGAAAGTGGTATCCTGAATGCAACTCGTGATCCCACGTATGAGAAAGCTAACGAAATCGAATCGGTTGTTGGTATGGAAAATAAAGACAAAGATGACGTTCCTAAGATGAGTGATGAAAGTGTATCCCATGAAGTACAGGGGCCTCGCTTATCAGAAGAAGATCGAGCCATCGGAGCTGTGTCTGCTAGTCTGTACTGGAAATACTTTAGAAGCGGAGTACCTTTACTGCTAATAATCACGGGAATTTGCTGGTGTCTTATTACTCAAG CAACGATGGTTTCCTGTGATGTGTGGCTTTCACTTTTGACAAAGGATCGTCCAGAAGATCAAAAGAATTCGACAAACCTTATCATCTACGGTTCTCTTGTCGCCACATCTTTCATATTTCTCATCATTCGGGCATTTGGCTTCTATTTGGTGTCGTTACGATGTTCTGAACGTCTTCACAATAAAATGGTAGCGGCTATTCTACAAGCACCGGTCCTCTTCTTTGATTCAAATCCCGTGGGAAGAATTATGAATCGGTTCTCTAAAGATGTAGGCTGCATGGATGAAGTAATACCGAGAAAGTTTCTGTCAGCAGTCCAACTGGTCTTGTTGATGTTCACCTCAGTTCTTCTACCAACTGTAATAAACTCTTGGCTTCTGTTTGCCGTTGTCCCAATAGCTGTGTTAGCGGGGCTTATTTCAAGATATTACTTAAAGACTTCCAGGGAACTACAAAGGATGGAGTCCATTCGTCGCAGCCCTGTCTATTCTCATTTTTCGGAAACCCTGGATGGACTGGAGACGATTCGGACAAGAAACAAGGAAGAAGATTTTGTGGAAGAGTTTTGCAG GTATCAAGATATTCATACTCAGTCATACATTATGGTTTTTGCCTGTCGGCGTTGGCTTGGTGTACGCTTGGATTGTCTCTCTGCTCTTTTAACTGGTGCAGCGGCTCTTGCTGCAGTTTTTGTGTCTCACGATGCTG CTTTAGTTGGACTATCTCTGGTTTACATAGTCCAGACCGTGAATCTGACGCAATTTACTGTTCGTCAGTTAACGGATATCGAAACTCTAATGACTTCAGTTGAGCGAGCAACGACCTACACAGAGCTGGAATCTGAACCTGGATACAAAGTGGAACGAAATCCTCCGGAATTGTGGCCGTATGAGGGAAATATCGCATTCAAAGACGTATCCCTGACGTACTATCCGTGTGGTCCTCAAAGTCTAAAGGATATAACACTTATCATCAATGGTGGAGCTAAGGTCGGAATTGCCGGCCGGACAGGTGCAGGGAAATCTTCTTTCGTGGCGGCACTAATGCGCATGCCTGAAGCTGACGGAGATATACTTATTGATAACGTTTGTATAAGAGATATCAATCTACAAGAGTCTCGACGGGCAATAACAATTCTTGGACAAAATCCGGCCCTCTTCATCGGATCGGTAAGGCAAAATCTTGATCTGATGGAGCAGTTTGAAGACGCGGTTTTGTGGCGCACTTTAGAAAAGGTGCAGCTGAAAAGTCTTGTAGAGAACCTGGAGGGTCAGTTGGATCATAAATTATTGGAGCACGGGGCAAATTTAAGTGTTGGGGAACGCCAACTCATTTGCTTGGCTCGCGTGTTATTACAGCAAAAGAATATCGTCATTTTGGATGAGCCCACTGCACACGTGGATCCAGACACGGAACAAACAATCTGGAACATAGTGCGCGAGGAACTCAAATCTTCCACAGTTATCACGATAGCACATCGTTTGAACACAATTAGAGACAGTGACAAGATTTTAGTCCTAAAAAATGGGGAAGTCGCTGGGTTTGATACGTTTGATGTGCTAATAAATAGAAAAGGAGGAATTTTGAGTGAAATGGATCATGTAACAAAGGCCGCCACATAG